A stretch of Henckelia pumila isolate YLH828 chromosome 4, ASM3356847v2, whole genome shotgun sequence DNA encodes these proteins:
- the LOC140861856 gene encoding uncharacterized protein: MATDPSAKVTPPSVTPPPPPPVTPPPVITAPAASNAHAERPEKFSGTDFKTWQQKMLFYLSTLHLARFLKEEVVVPTPDADTQTRSAFDAWCHSDFLCRNYILNGLDNTLYSVYSATKTAKELWESLEKKYKTEDAGTKKFVVGKFLEFKMVDAKTVISQVQEFQIILHDIMAEGMMISESFQVAALIEKLPPLWKEFKNYLKHKRKKMGLEDLIDRLRIEEDNRKAEIKAGKMPMEAKANLVEPVVTRN; the protein is encoded by the coding sequence ATGGCTACTGATCCTTCTGCCAAAGTCACGCCGCCCTCTGTTACGCCCCCACCACCGCCCCCTGTTACGCCGCCGCCTGTTATCACGGCCCCTGCTGCTTCTAATGCGCATGCCGAGAGACCTGAAAAGTTCTCTGGTACTGACTTCAAAACATGGCAGCAGAAGATGCTGTTTTACCTCTCAACACTTCATCTTGCGAGGTTTTTGAAGGAAGAAGTTGTTGTTCCGACACCGGATGCTGACACACAAACAAGGTCTGCTTTCGATGCATGGTGTCACAGCGACTTCTTGTGCCGAAACTACATACTGAATGGGTTGGACAATACGCTGTATAGTGTATATTCTGCAACCAAGACAGCTAAGGAACTGTGGGAATCCTtagagaagaagtacaagacagaGGATGCTGGCACGAAGAAGTTTGTAGTCGGTAAGTTTCTCGAATTCAAAATGGTTGATGCCAAGACGGTGATTAGCCAAGTGCAAGAGTTCCAAATCATCCTCCATGATATAATGGCTGAAGGGATGATGATCAGTGAGTCCTTCCAAGTGGCTGCATTAATCGAAAAACTGCCACCCTTATGGAAGGAGTTCAAGAATTATTTGAAGCACAAACGCAAGAAAATGGGGCTCGAAGACTTGATCGACAGGCTGCGAATTGAGGAAGACAATCGCAAAGCGGAGATCAAAGCTGGTAAGATGCCGATGGAAGCAAAGGCAAACTTGGTAGagcctgtagtgacccgcaattaa